Genomic segment of Arachis stenosperma cultivar V10309 chromosome 4, arast.V10309.gnm1.PFL2, whole genome shotgun sequence:
GCTGTCCGTGCCATCATCAACAGGGCAGCAGCGTCCTCGGCGTCTGGATGACTACATCAGTATGTATAAGAATGAGAGTAAGAATAAGAATATACGGATGACAAGCAAGGATTGATTCTAGTCTAATTAACTTACATTTTTGTTGGAGCTGGGGGAAGCTTGGGTGTTGTTTCTTGATGTTGTTTGGGGTTTCAGGAGTGCTGCACAGTTGCACAAAATCGATCAGGAAGAGTATACACCCAAACTCTTagcaaatatacacccaaacattaagcaaatatacacccaatacTATTTCTTACGTTTCTCTAGCCCCTTCAATCTGTAGCATAGGGGTTGGTTCGGAATCTGCGTCAGTGGTTGTTTGCTGGGATGGCGGCACAAAAAATTGGATTGGGACTctaaacaagaataaaaatgaaaggttaacaacatatttgaaaatattaaggttataaggttgaaataTTCTTGCATATCTCACATTGCAAGCGCTTCCGACTGCGTTTGTTCCCTAACAACCATCATATTCGAATTGTCCGGAGTCAACCTAAAATACATGCAAAGAAGGTCAACAAATACACCCgaacaattcaaaaagaagacgggctttgttttttgagaacttacatagttgcagtttttgcttttttttgctgccttttttttcttgaataaaataataaagggcttttttttctaaaaaaaatatatacagaattagaagtagaagttattagaagaagaaaagtaacggttatttgaaagagaaattacatgctCTGAGACGGCAGGGTTACACTACTCTGTTCTGTGCGTCTTTGAGAGGAAGTATCATCACTTCCCAAGTTGACAGCCGGTAGTCTAAACAGATTTCATGTTATTCAAAACAAATATACATCCAACTTAGTGAACAAGATACACCCAACTTGATGCACATAATACACCCATATTGTTTCACAGAATAcataacaagattttattaaataataaagcttCTTACGTTTCAGAGGACACATAGCGATCTTCTGTCGATCCCAGGTCAGGCTGGTTGTCCCTGCGAAACAAGATACAATTATTAGcaaacaaaagacaccaaaatcTCAAATACACAGCACAGCAAGACATACCCCTCTGCAGCAGATTTACGAACGTTTTCCCCTAGCCATTCATCAAGTTCGTCACTCGATATTTCATATGTCTCACTACATTCATAAAATAAGacgttaacaaaaataattacgatGATAGACCATAGTATAGCTTATGAGGTACTGTACCCGTCAAAGTATTGATCTTCTTCAGGAGGTGAATCCTCCACaactactttttctttttttgtggtgttctgggtggaaaaaaaaacagtaccaatcagaaataaaaattaattttatcacagaATTTTATCCAAAGAAGTGCTTACTCTTTTGgagttgtttttgtttctttctttttcttctccttctccgcAGGCAATGATTCTTCGCTCCTATAAGTCAATAACAGACGCTTCAGTTAATACACGAAATCTTTATAACGAagccaaaagaaaggagtaataatttcaggacaTTACTCGTCACTTGGTTCAGATTCAGATTCTGAATCAGAATCCGACTCCTCTTCcctctgctttctttttcttgagtcCATTCTGCAGGCAAACAATcatcatttagaacatactaaaaatacacccaattgAATTCATGAGACACACCCAACTGAGTatacaatatacacccaacgcaGCAAAAGAAACACACCCTGCTTAATAAGCTACATACACCCAACGTGGACAagcaaaatacacccaaaccctataaagaaattacacccaagtatggtacttactttttcccctttttgccAGGGTGTTTAATTCCCGAATCCTCCGAGTCTTCTTGAGCCTcagactcagaggtagaagTTTCACTCTCGGTAGTTTCTGTCTCCGAAGACGATGTTGAGCTcgccttccttttttttgttttttttttatttcttgttctttttgttttttttctttttttctcattttttcttttgtctctGCCAAATTCAGAATCCCCTGAAACatgagatattttagttagcaCCATTAGGGTAAATAAAGTACACTAACTTATTATGATTACTCACCAAAgtttcctctctctcttcattcattcttttcaccAACTGCTCCTTAGTCCAGTTGGCAATCCATGGCTTTGGTGGTCTTTCACCCCTGTTGTTGCGTTTGTTTTTTGAAAGGTGAAAGTAGATTATCATCAGGGCGAAGAGGCAGCCATTGattgccttcttcttcttctcctggTAGTCTGTTATGCCCCTGATCATGAAGGTCAAGACATGCCCCCCCAGTTTCTCTCCTCTATGCCCTCCATCTCAAAAATCGGGACCAGGTGCACCGGCGATATTTTGTTTATCGTCGTTGGCAAAAGGAACGCCATCTGTATGTAGAGGATGAATATCCTCTTGAACATCAGGCGTTCCTCTTCGTTGCCAACGCCGATTTCCATCATTTCATCGGTAAGACTTTTGAGGGTCTTACCCTGGaatcttttataaattattttgtcagATTCAGAAAGTTTCTTGTAGTCAACTTTCTCAGGAaatagatctcctacaaaaaggaaaacaaCAAAGCAACCAAGTCAGTTCAGATACACCCAAGCATCAGGTTAATATACACCCAAGCAACAACTTAATATACATCTATAATTTTGAGCTAATTACCTGTTGCATTGATGCCAAGCGCATCACCTATTTTTTTCGGGGTTATATGGAAAGAACCATATCCTGTCCTCAGTTTGTTCTCCCCAAGTTTGAAGTTTTTTGCCAACTCTCTCAAGAGTTGGTGATCCACCCTCAGTGGTGGGATGTGCATCAACCCACCGAATCCAAGATCCCTGACAATGGCCTTCTTCTCCTCAGTCATGTTTCTGAACTTATCATTCAGGAGATGTGTGGCACATTTGAGGTCTTTGGTTTGGTTTCTTGCTGCCATTTTTTCTGaaactaaaaatacacccaaagacatcagtaatatacacccatatatatatgactcagatacacccattgataacaactaagatacacccattgataacagtaAGATATACCCATATATATGAGTCAAGACAGCCAGATATTCGCAAGATACACCCATTCATAACAGTGAGATACACCCATTCATAACAGTGAGATACACCCAAAGATCTCAaacaagatacacccattgattaCAGTGacatacacccatagatattatTCAGATACATCCATATAGATATCAGAGAGATATCACTCAGCCATGCTTCAATATAAAGCCACATTACAAGGTTAAGCAGTTTACACCCCCGAATATACGGAATAAACCcccaaaaatcaacaaaaatagcAGGAGAACTTAGAACGACGTAGAACTAAGAAGAACGACGTATAACTCAGAAGAACGACGTATAACAAAGAAGCAACAGTAACAGTAAACCCTATCAGAACGACgtagaagaaaagtaaaatatacagtATTTTAATGCACTTACGTTGAGTATTCTTGGTTTGttttttcttcagattcttcttcacAGAGAGGTTGATGGTGTTTTGATGCAGTTTTCGAACTACGATTTCTATATTTTGAAAGTTGATCTTCGCTCGAAAATGAGAGGGTTTGGTTGATTTGAAAGTGCCTTGAGAaatggaagaagtggaagaagtggaagagtctCCCATACGTAACCGTTCGAATGCTGAGCGCGTGATTTGGACGCGGCATCTTATCTCTCTTTCGTGCGCGTGTTTCGTGTTTGGGCTGGGCCAACTTGGTTGCTTGTatgcttgtatgtgtagcaggcccgtataatttatttattattttattctaaaatagtttttttggttgaaccactggttgaACCGGTTGGACCAGTGGACCAGTGACTAGAGCGGTTTGAtgaccggtccggttttcagaaccttgctCCTTCCCCAAACCCAGCCCCCTCCTTCAAAGCCATTCTCTGAAGAAACAAATCCCAAACTTTCTCTAACTTCTTCTGCCCGGTTCCGCCGCCGCTGTCGTGGTTGTCGGTGCTTCCGCGACTTCGTCCTTCCCCCTGTCCCAAACCCACAACTTGTGCTCCCTCTCTCTTTCGTTCCTGACCGTGGTTCTTCTCAACCCCCTGTTCGCACTTCGCTCTCTTCTTCCTCGCTCGGCGTCCATCCTCTATCGTCTTCGTCCTGCGCGCCGTCGTCTTGTCGCCCCTATTCCCGATTCTAGAGTTTCCCCCGTTTTTGATTCGATTTGGGAACCCGAGGCGCTAGGGTTTCTGCGCCCTGCCTGATCCGAttctttcttcctcctcctctgaGAATTCAAGATGTTTTGGCGCTTGGCTGGCTTGTCTACTGCATCTCCTGTGAGTTCTGTACTCTCTCGTTTCATATACTACTTCGATTTTTGTGTGTTGTTCTGCAAGCTGCTTGGGTGCACTGATTTGTTGGTTGTTTTAATTTGTGTGGTTTTTGCTCGAATTTCATTTTCCATACGGAGGGTTCTTGCAATTAATTTACTATGCGATTGATTTGATTTAGTTTTTGGATGATTGATTGCGGAATCTGATGCTGTTGCTTGTTGCTATTGCTATTGCTATTGTGAGAATCAGAGTGATTTGGGTTTTGCCATGATGGAAGCTCTTTGTAATTTCAGTTATGTTTTTAACTTTGTAATTGCTGTTTTGTAATTTCTGGTTGTTGGTTGCTGGTTGCTGTTTTATAACTTTTGTAATGCTGCTGATTTGAGTTTGGAATTTGTGATTACTAATTTACTGATTTGAGGTTAGTGGAAAGTTGAGTCTGTGTTACTCTGTTGAGGATTTGAAGTTGAATTTGTGATTTGTGATTTCTTGGGTCTTTTGTAATGCTGCTGATTTGAATTTGGAATTTGTGATTACTGATTTACTGATTTGAGGTTAGTGGAAACTTGAGTCTGTGTTACTCTGTTTTCAGGGATTTGAGGTTGCATTTTTGAGGTTAGTGGAAATGGAAGCTCTGACATTTTTGTCAAGCTTAATATGCAACCCTCTGCCTCTAGTTTAACAATGTATGGTTTAGcataataataaattctgtgtgtatatatatatggaagTGGGAGACATTAATGGGCAAGTGGGGCTGCACCAAATTGCGGCTTTCAGTTAAGGGGGCTATGCCATTGGATGAAGGGTTGGCAATTGGATTCAATACATCTAATTTGATCAAGTGGAAGGAAGCAAAACTGCAAAACAGAACAAGGGGTtgcaaaatacaaaaataaattgatgGTAGCTGGtataaatttactaatttagtTTGATCAATGCTGCTGATTTGAGTTTGGAATTTGGGATTACTGATTAGTGACTTGTTAAGCTGCTGTTGTTAACTTGTTATGCACTTATGCTGCTGTTTTGTTATGGATTTATGGCATTgagtgttttgaattttgaatttgtgatAAGTGATTTGTGATTAGTGATTTTGTTATGCTGctgttttaaattaatttagggGTGATTATTTGTTATGCTACTGTTTTGAATTAATTTAGGAGCGATTAATGATTGTTTCTAGTTGTACTGTTGCTGTTTGCACCATTGCTCTTTTCACTATTTAACTTTGTATTTTGATAAAATCATATGGATTTGGTTGACATTTCATAGTGTTTTAAATTTGGAAGATATTTAAGATttatactataattatattttatgatgtttatttataatttatttattattttattctgaAACGGTTCTTCCGGTTAAACCGGTTGGATCAGTAAACCAGTAGCTAGAGCGGTTTGATGACCGGTCCGGTTTTCTGAACCTTGGTTTGAAGCATTAACGCGAGACTGTTAGGTAGTTCCACTGTTGAAAATGAATCGTATATAAACATAATCAAGCTTGCCTCGTCATCTGCGATTCGTTATTCTGTTGCAGAAGTAGATATGCATATTTCACATTCTTAATGGTGAACTAGCTTttgctctcttctttttctttgatttgaGTTGTTTTGTTTGCAATTCTCGGATTAATATGCATATACTCCgttttttatatattctttttctttttaatttagatattcaATTATAATTGTGTGCTATGATTTAACAATTTCTAATCTTCTGTGAAAGCGAATTGGGGCGAAAAGGGTCATTTGGGGGCTTAATATTTGTTTGTTGCTAGAAATTCGATTTGAACTATAGTTGTTCTGGTGATTTGAGGTTTTTAAggagaaattaaaattttatcaatGGTCTTTGAAAATTCAGAATATTCGATATTAAGATTGTTAGCTATGTTGTAGTTTTAGTTTTTTGTAAATTTTGCAGTGTTTTTGACATGAAGGAAAAGACGAAAACTACTTCTACTCTCAAGCGCATTTTAGTGAATTGTACATCTCAGGTTTGTTTCTATCTTAGAGTGAGCCACAACtgtgattttgattttgattttgattttgagttaCATAATGAAATTGCATGCAGAAGTAGAACATCATGTTGGTCTTAAAATTTACATAATAACTTTGGTAGCTTCTTAGTAATAGGTGACATGAATTTATCATTTTTCACTTTGAAGTAtgtttgtggttgtgattaaACATCTTGTTGCTGGCAAAGGGAGGTAATGAGTTGCATTGTGTAAATTAAGTGCTTGTCTTTTCTCTTATATTCTTTCCGTCCTTTCATAGTCATTGGTTGGTACTTGGTGGttgattataaaaatttatttggtTAATCTCATCTAATAGGCAAAAGCATATGGGAGCTGTGTTGCATCCAAGGTTCCAGAGATTGAACGTGATGTCTGTGCAAAGGAGTTTCTGGCATTAAAAAGTTGTATGCAGAATACGGTATTGTATTCTACAATTGGCTTGCCTTGAAACTTTTGCTACTACCGTGGCTTGTCAGTTCAGCTATAAAGTTGTTTGTTTCAATTTAAGGAAAAAGCAAAAGATACCTTCTATGTTTTTCATTCTGAGCAAAAGCATTCAAGAAAGACTGAACAGAAACCTTTCCGAAAGCTTCATTTAATTACTTCTGTGGGCTACAAACTACTACTAATTTTAAGAACTGTtggtttttcttcctattttttgTAGTTATTATGTTGTACAGCTGAATAGTTGCTATATTTTTTGCATTTCTGATAtatcttatattatataaatcagTTGAAAAAGAACGTTTAAGCTCGCACTAAATAGCTTAGTGTTTATGAAAGAGAAGTATTTAGAGAAGAATTTTGCTGCCATCAGTCTAAGAGGAAGGTCCAATAGTTGGACATAGCACAGGTTTAACTTTTAGTCCTTGTATCACCTGTTAATTAAGATGCATTACTTAAATCTGCTGTCTAGTATATTTAATTTAGAGGTTTGCTGTAGTGAAAGAGGACTCAGCAACATGGCTGGAAAAGCATCAACATCAAAACCTAATATAGGTCTCAGCGGCACTGGTGGCCTTTCACATGCTTACATTCAGTATCCACCATTTCGGTGCAATGTTCCTGGATCAAAGGGATTGTTTTATGATGATGGAAACAAATTGCTACTCTCTCCAACAGCTGATCAAGTAATATGACGTACCTTgtaaaattttcttatttagAGAAACATGATGTCGACCTTGTTACATTACTTTGAAATGATTTGTTATTAATCTATTTCCATACTACCTTATTCAAATGTTGAATCCAGAATGGTTGTTTTAATGTTCAGGTGTTTTCATGGAAAGTTGTTCCCTTTGATCCTCTTATTGATCCCGCCACTGATTTAATAAGTGAGGGGCTTATTTTAGCTATTCGATACTCTTTAGACACAAAGGTTATCGCGATCCAACGATCGAACCATGAGATACAATTTCAGATCAGAGAGACAAGGGAAACTTTTAGCCTTAAGTGCAGGCCAGAATCAGAAAGCATACTTGGGTTTTTTTGGACTGATAGCCAACAATGTGATATTGTAATTGTTAAGACCAGGTATTGTTGACTTTTCCACCCCTCTTTGGTgataaaattcacattttttaaTGATGCAGCTTTTTAATACATTTTGATGTTAAATTTATTGAAGACAACAAAAGATAGAGAAAATATTTATTAGCTGAAAATGTacagtttttcttcttttatatatataaacataaaataaataaacaactGAATTACAATCTATTTCAACAGTGGCCTAGACTTGTATGCATATaattcagcctctaaatcactTCAAATGGTCgaaacaaagaaaatgaatgTGAGTTGGTACGTTTACACACATGAAAGTCGGTTGGTTCTTCTTGCTTCTGGAATGCAGTGCAAGACATTCCATGGATTTCAGGTAAAACTTGCATATTATACTTCCTGTTTCATGCTAATTATTATGTTAGAAATACATTTATTTGGTTtgtcaaataataataagattCATCATGAAATTACCTTGTGACAGGACAAGTTATTTGCTATGACATGAACTAGGATTTGTAATTAGTGTATGTGCAAAGATGAATGCTTTATAATATTAAGCTGTAGCTAAATTTCAATACTGCTGACCTGCTTTGTAGCTCATGGAAGAATTGTAATTTATTGTTAGTCAAAAGAGGATTTGAGATCATTATTGTTCAGAAAAAAAGACATGTATCAATGCAGCTTCGTCATGTTGCTTAAGAGTATCAGTGTAGAATGTCAACTGATGAACTTCATGTTATTTCATTTGGCTAATACAGCAACGCATTTCTTGTTAGATTTCATCTGCAGATATTGTTCGCTTGCCAAGGTTTGACATGGTTATGGCCAAATCTGAGGCCAATAGTAAGCCTGTTTTAGCAGCTGAAGACATCTTTATTATCACTGTGTATGTATATCAGTATTTGATTTCTTTAAGCATTCAAGCTTAAGTCGTCATAATTTACACAGCTcactttgttttttgttttttggttttctgtttttgattttttggcCTTTTCTTTTTACAGTTATGGTAGGATATATTGCTTGCAAGTTGATAGTGTTGCTATGCTACTCCATTCATATAGGCTATATCGTGATGCTGTGATTCAGCAGGTTGGTTTACTCAAATTTCTTTATGAGTTACTCTTGAATTTACCCTAAACTGTCTTttctttaaaagaaa
This window contains:
- the LOC130977059 gene encoding uncharacterized protein LOC130977059, encoding MAARNQTKDLKCATHLLNDKFRNMTEEKKAIVRDLGFGGLMHIPPLRVDHQLLRELAKNFKLGENKLRTGYGSFHITPKKIGDALGINATGDLFPEKVDYKKLSESDKIIYKRFQGKTLKSLTDEMMEIGVGNEEERLMFKRIFILYIQMAFLLPTTINKISPVHLVPIFEMEGIEERNWGGMS